The DNA sequence GATAATTGAGGGTAAAAATGATTGATTAATGCATTATCTATATCAGAATCCCattcatcatcagaatCATCAAGTATTATTCCAGTTGTTgtagtattattaattgatttcttctttgaacTCCATTTTGCTGAAGGagtatcattatcattacttTTATTAGTCGGAAGTATGTTATGtttcttcaaatatttatattttgcTTTCTTATCCCATTTAGAATTCTTTAAAACCATCTTTAGTCTTTAATGTATTGAATGGTGGTGATAACttgtatttgatattaGTTCAATAGTTAGTTTTCATTCTAATGTATGAATGATTAGTGTGCGATCATTGTACTGtcactttttttgttggtggtgggaatttaaaaaattttctttgttaGCCACTTctttaaatcaaatcaaatactGTTCAAGacttttttaaattcttccttcatttaaaaaattaaagatcATTAGAGATTATTAACAAATATGTCTGAAGATAATACTGGAAACACTAATAGTAACAAACCCAATTCAGTAccttcaaaatcaattgaagaattgttgaaattgttggCTATGGGGCAAGAATTATCTCCAGCTCAACAAAAGGAAATGAaagattataaattttggaaaaCTCAACCAGTACCATCATTAAGTGAGAAAATCACTGAAGAAGGTCccattgataaaattaaaacccCAGAAGATGTTCCAAATGATCCATTCCCATTAATTACTGATTTTGAATGGAGCACTTTAGATATTGAAGACAATTTACAATTGGAcgaattatataaattattatatgaTAATTATGTTGAAGATCTTGATGCCACATTTAGATTCAAATATAGTCATGAATTTTTCCAATGGGCTTTGAAACCACCAGGTTGGAGAAAAGATTGGCATGTTGGTGTAAGAGTGAAATCAACTGGGAAATTAGTAGCTTTTATAGCTGCTACTCCAGTTacatttaaattaaataaatcagGCAAAGTGATTGATTCAGTGGAAATCAACTTTTTATGTATTCACAAAAAATTGAGGAACAAGAGATTAGCCCCAGTTTTAATCAAAGAAATCACTCGTAGGGTTAATAAACAGAACATTTGGCAAGCATTGTATACTGGTGGATCTATTTTACCTACACCATTGACAACTTGTCGTTATCAACATCGTCCAATCAATTGGTCTAAATTGCATGATGTGGGGTTCAGTCATTTACCTGCAAATCAAACTAAGAGTAGTATGGTTGCAAGTTATACTTTACCTAATAACCCTAAATTGAAAGGTTTACGTCCAATGACTGACAAAGATGTTTCACCAGTATTGTctttattatataaatatcaagAAAGATTTGATATTGTACAACTTTTCACCgaagaagaatttaaaCATTGGATGTTGGGTAATAATGAGGATTCTGATTCTAATGTGGTTAAAAGTTATGTTGTTGAGAATGAAAATGGTGATATCACAgattatttttcatattaCTTGTTACCATTCACAGTATTGGACAATGCTCAACATGATGAATTAGGGATTGcttatttgttttattatgCTACTGattcttttgaaaattccaattacaaaaagagattaaatgaattgatcaCTGATGCATTAATTACCAGTAAGAAATTTGACGTTgatgttttcaattgtttaactTGTCAAGATAATACTTATTTCTTAAAAGATTGTAAGTTTGGTAGTGGTGATggatttttaaattattatcttttcaattataGAACATTCCCAATGGATGGAGGTATCGATAAGAAGACAAAAGAAGTTGTCGAAGATCAAACAAGTGGTATAGGTGtagttttattataattagagtaatttatattatacaatgttttcaatttttgtaatACCAATACAGTTATTAATActgttgattgattgatcgATCAATCATCATcgcaatttctttttcattcgaaagaatttttttttatttttttttttttttttttcaaaagctCATCCcaattttatatttccATAACTTCAACTATATTCTCTTTAATAACTCGTTCCtttaaataaacaagaagaaataataaacaacagGCATTATGATTTCTTCTAGTACTTGGGTCCCAAGAGGTTTCGCTGCAGAATTCCCagaaaaatatgaattagatgatgaagaaatggAAAGAATCAATGCTATGGCTAATTTAGAAATTAATGATGCCAAAGAGCAATTAGCAGAAATAGAAGCTGAAGCTGAAGCAGAAAAGACTTCAAAGACTTCAAAATTAGCAGAACAAATTGAacttgatgatgatttaaaagaatatgatttagaaaattatgataatgatggaaatgatgatgataataatttacaagatACAAAAATTACCATGTTCCCGGGTTTATCAAATACTGATGCTAAATTATTACAAGATGAAAGCGGAGAAGgtgataaatatttatcttTACCAACTGAACTagatgaacaagaagaaaagaaagaaaatcaaatttatccAACTGATAATTTGGTTTTAGCTACAAGAACTGAAGATGATATTTCATGGTTAgacatttatatttatgatgatggtgCTGGTGCTCCAATTGGTGctgaagaggaagaagaggatAAACAAGACGTTGATGTTGCCAATGGTATGATCAGAGAATCAAACTTGTATGTCCACCATGATATTATGTTACCTGCCTTCCCATTGTGTGTTGAATGGATTAATTATAAACCTGGTCAAGAATCATCCGACAATACTACAAATATTGGCAACTTTGCTGCAATTGGTACATTTGACCCTCAAATTGAAGTTTGGAATTtggattttgttgataaggCATTCCCTGATATTATTTTGGGAGAACCAAATAAGAATTCATTCAttgctaaaaaaaataaaaagtccaagaaaaagaaaggaacTCAACATATTACTACTCATCATGTTGATGCAGTTTTATCCTTGTCGCATAATAAAATTCATAGATCAATATTGGCC is a window from the Candida dubliniensis CD36 chromosome 4, complete sequence genome containing:
- the NMT1 gene encoding glycylpeptide N-tetradecanoyltransferase, putative (essential protein required for attachement of the fatty acid myristate to a small number of proteins at an N-terminal gly; potential antifungal target) → MSEDNTGNTNSNKPNSVPSKSIEELLKLLAMGQELSPAQQKEMKDYKFWKTQPVPSLSEKITEEGPIDKIKTPEDVPNDPFPLITDFEWSTLDIEDNLQLDELYKLLYDNYVEDLDATFRFKYSHEFFQWALKPPGWRKDWHVGVRVKSTGKLVAFIAATPVTFKLNKSGKVIDSVEINFLCIHKKLRNKRLAPVLIKEITRRVNKQNIWQALYTGGSILPTPLTTCRYQHRPINWSKLHDVGFSHLPANQTKSSMVASYTLPNNPKLKGLRPMTDKDVSPVLSLLYKYQERFDIVQLFTEEEFKHWMLGNNEDSDSNVVKSYVVENENGDITDYFSYYLLPFTVLDNAQHDELGIAYLFYYATDSFENSNYKKRLNELITDALITSKKFDVDVFNCLTCQDNTYFLKDCKFGSGDGFLNYYLFNYRTFPMDGGIDKKTKEVVEDQTSGIGVVLL
- a CDS encoding periodic tryptophan (W) protein, putative (Similar to S. cerevisiae PWP1;~In S. cerevisiae: protein with WD-40 repeats involved in rRNA processing; associates with trans-acting ribosome biogenesis factors; similar to beta-transducin superfamily); protein product: MISSSTWVPRGFAAEFPEKYELDDEEMERINAMANLEINDAKEQLAEIEAEAEAEKTSKTSKLAEQIELDDDLKEYDLENYDNDGNDDDNNLQDTKITMFPGLSNTDAKLLQDESGEGDKYLSLPTELDEQEEKKENQIYPTDNLVLATRTEDDISWLDIYIYDDGAGAPIGAEEEEEDKQDVDVANGMIRESNLYVHHDIMLPAFPLCVEWINYKPGQESSDNTTNIGNFAAIGTFDPQIEVWNLDFVDKAFPDIILGEPNKNSFIAKKNKKSKKKKGTQHITTHHVDAVLSLSHNKIHRSILASTSADKTVKLWDLNSGTAVCSFDKIHHNKTVSSSQWHSQEASILLTGGYDSTAAVTDVRISASESSSSDSSKHYSVVAGEEVENVRWDLSKPELFYAGTDNGNIYSFDIRQDSKPLWTLHAHDAGISSLDVNNYIPGMLITSAMGEKVVKLWKCPSSSDDNTNNKQGPSMVLSRDFGVGNVLTTSYAPDIEVAGNVVIGGITGGLKMWDAFSNSSVRNGFREELKVLQSNARQEAKKNGRASRIARKYNSNNNKEEIMTVEAGGLKDESDSDSDEGEDVPIEMQEEEEEDDDMSDDDL